In Lactuca sativa cultivar Salinas chromosome 5, Lsat_Salinas_v11, whole genome shotgun sequence, the DNA window TTTAAACCCGATAGCTGCCCTGTTACATTACCCTAACCCTAATAGACCATACAGCCGTCACCACCCTCTCCACCCTTGTCCCTCCAGTCGCCACTCACATTGATGTTGTGTCCGGCCGCCGTTTCCTATCCCAACCGGTGCCACCCATCGAATCCCCCTGCCGTTGTAACCACAACAACGATGAAGAGCCACATGTGACATCGGTTTCGTGGGTCGCCGGACCGTTTAGTGCCGCCACGGTCGTTTCTAGCAATGTTGTCGCTCCAATAGCCATCGTGGGCCGCCGGGATGAAGCCAGTGAAGACTGCCAACGCAGCTACGACCGTCCGCTGCTACCCCTCCCCTGTtaccttcttcttcttattattattattatggttGTCGTTATCTCGAAATGACCACTAAGAAGCTACGACAACCACTGTTGTTCTCATTGTGGCTCGCTGCCGCCGCAAGCACCACGGTTGTCTGCCACTATGGGTTGTTTCCGTCCGTTGAACGCCACCAGGTGGGTAGCTGGACTCatctatgttggataaggtgtctaagtccataacttatttggtatatacttgacccgaccggcatggtccatttgggttgcatctcatccaaactatttatggataattttatgagagttatacacatatgtttattaatatattataagttataatatattaatatgaagttatgttatttaattagttttagtcttaaattaattatgaattaatttagagattaaaaggaagactaattagattatgggctattgattttatatggtgtggggtaacactcatttgttaatgggctaggcttggatggaagtccatggatgatccatggagcttttaacccatggatccttggaaaggaaaagacatgggttattagggtttcaccctaaccatgcacactatataagcatgcttatggagcatgaaatggcaacgagtgaactagtgtgtgtaagcttgtgtgtggccgaaattatacaagtgtgtatactctctcaaatttttccaagagtttgtggtgttttgtgattccatttgaggcattcacactattggtgcttggccctcaaactccttagaaccaaactcatcaaaaggtatgtaatctcttctaactcttttatgttgaaatgttccccatgccatgttagataggttataaaccttggaaaatttattattttgcatgtatttagacaaacatagatccaaggtttattagggttgcatgcacacttaggaagtgttagattgctcaaaacccaacagtggtatcagagcctaggcttgcttgtttgatacttgatgcaaaatagttgaaaaagtcgaaaaacttgttgtctgactgatgaactcgccgagtccatggggggactcgccgagtccatgtgtatctttaacctactcgccgagtaggttcatgcactcgacgagtaggagcgacagagtgcagattttcgactttggctgctggaaatggactagaaacattaccctaaactgttttggtgttttaaaacttgttttagttggtgtaatggttgtgctaatccatttacaatagcatatatcaaaattccatgattttatgtgttcatatgattcttgaaattttgatgatcatgttcatgttcttatgaatttagaagatgatatgaattatttgctgaattgtttagaattaattcttgatcatttatgtgttttaatggaatccataatttgtcctcaagttatggatatccaaaggtcactttctttaacacacacatttaaacacataagttacatgaaagtgaagagtcttcatttttatgaacctttaattcataagttatgaaatgaaaagttttggatagttacaaaagttgtcctcaagttttggaatttgtaaagtttcacacactttaataaactttaattccaacccttagagttttaatagttaaaattcaacccttatactatttataacattaatggttaattattatttatatgtataagaataagtcgttctaccgttagtaggcctcattcacgaagccggtctataaggtgggtataaggttggtgcctataaaatggcgacttaatgggtgcccactctcacccaccgcttgcttgactggtggagggtcgttagccgaacgggtaggacaatgactttaaatcctcattaaaagtataatgattattataaagtaactaaaccttttaaattcccaatcttagttattttaggaaaatgtgaacatggtgctagtccatggaattcacactttgtaccttaccaagtcgttggtggagcgtgtgtggttaaccggcacactaacttggactagtaaggatcacgaagggtgacttaatgtttgtcatagatcaatggagcgtgtgtggttaaccggcacattgattaggtgataatattaagggtaccaagtgaattagcatggttattcacaccttgttttgtgatcctcggcatcccagtcacaaaacatgaagggcacaatcgagattgaaacatgccattgaaaagttcaatgaatctcaaaagaatctaggaatttcaaatccaattaaaacctaataatacattttgtttttcatggtggaaattggtgaatcgtcattcacctacctttcaaatatattattacttagattacggcatccctcttctaagtataatatattgtaattgggtcctagccttaatattacatttgggtgtcttattaaggattctctatatctaatctaaacttgctttcttctttcagatgtcttccaacactaatgctttaggctctaacccaactggttctttctctctcatgaatctttgtgggagggtcatctttgatggttccaacttcatggattggattaggaacatcaggatggttactcgttatgaggacaaggaatatgtcctcgataaggagttaaaagagcttgatgagtctactgctactcctgaagagatcgctgaattcaggacacatgagagagatgctactaaggtggcatgtatcatgatggccacgatgacagccgagctccaaaagtcttatgaagattattacccttttgagatgcaccaggacctgatggaaaggtaccatcagagtgctcgtcaggagcggtatgtaataatctcctccataataactacctgcatgaaggacggtgattccgtcacggctcacatgcaaaagatgcaaaggtatgtggaccgtttgctgaagctgaatgtgaacatccctgaggagttggcaattgatatcattttgcactccttaccttcttgttatgatcattttcgtatgacatatcatatgaacaaggaggaagttaccctcagcaagcttcaaggactcttgaagaatGCTGaatccggtcttaagggcaaggcggttgttacctctactactcctacttcAACATcaacccctgttttagctatcgggcaaggcaaagggaaaaagaggaagcacccttcgaagggtaccaagggaaagtctcttgaaggctcctcatcgaagaccaagagcggttctgtcactccttctgccattcccaaggttgctgaatgcttttatttccatgaaaaggcacactggaagcgaaactgcactaagtacttgcaggatctaaaggatgggaaagtgaaacccactcatgcaggtatttacactatattgtctaattactcaacatattctaactcttgggtgctttatacaggatgtggtattcacatatgttctgatttgcagggcctaagaagaagtgaggatgtggagcacggaaagataaacttgatcatggggaataggaaggcttcacctgtttccaagattggagtttatactttgttgcttaataatgggttaaaattagatttgaataaatgtgtgtactcgtctgaaatggcgaggaatattatttcttttcatgctttgtacaaacaaggttttaccttttcgtttgataatgaatgtggtggtattaatgctttctttaataatgtgttttattttaaagcattaccttgtgatggtgtgtatgaaactgtgtcgattgtagacaacttaggaaataatgtgttgtatattgattcttctactagcctagataaagcagcattgtggcattgtcgtcttggacatgtaaacaagaaacgcataggccaactccaaaagagtggagtcttggaatcattcgaccttaaatcggatgatagttgtgaatcttgtctacttggaaagatgacaaaatcacccttcactggaaattgtgagaggggtgagggtttgttggacctaatacatactgatgtatgtgggccattcaaaaccgccacaagggatgctaatcggtattatgtgacttttattgatgattttagtagatatgggtatgtctacttaatcaaacataagtcagaaacctttgaaaggtttaaggaattcaaacaggaagtataaaatcaattgggcaggaacattaagatgcttcgatccgatcgaggtggtgagtatcttagtaccgagttccttgactatcttaaggagtgtgggattgtctcacaattgactcctcccaggacaccacagctgaatggtgtagctgagaggcgtaatcaaaccttgttgaaatgttccccatgccatgttagataggttataaaccttggaaaatttattattttgcatgtatttagacaaacatagatccaaggtttatt includes these proteins:
- the LOC128126298 gene encoding uncharacterized protein LOC128126298; amino-acid sequence: MSSNTNALGSNPTGSFSLMNLCGRVIFDGSNFMDWIRNIRMVTRYEDKEYVLDKELKELDESTATPEEIAEFRTHERDATKVACIMMATMTAELQKSYEDYYPFEMHQDLMERYHQSARQERYVIISSIITTCMKDGDSVTAHMQKMQRYVDRLLKLNVNIPEELAIDIILHSLPSCYDHFRMTYHMNKEEVTLSKLQGLLKNAESGLKGKAVVTSTTPTSTSTPVLAIGQGKGKKRKHPSKGTKGKSLEGSSSKTKSGSVTPSAIPKVAECFYFHEKAHWKRNCTKYLQDLKDGKVKPTHAGPKKK